Proteins encoded in a region of the Triticum dicoccoides isolate Atlit2015 ecotype Zavitan chromosome 3A, WEW_v2.0, whole genome shotgun sequence genome:
- the LOC119271070 gene encoding E3 ubiquitin-protein ligase ATL6-like, which yields MGVRAHLLVVLCILVAGTSTAQLLPPRGPAPQMKPPPFGRAMTMIITVVAVAIGVLFLLLFFCAYVTQCRLVEDHGAPQEGSVAPGGVSRRGKRGLDPAVVATFPIVPYREIKEHKIGSGALECAVCLTEFEDADDLRLLPHCSHAFHPDCIDPWLQTRTTCPLCRANLEKPPPPAAAPAPSSPPHAVVAMPVQQGEQKEDSDKDDRKEEAAELEKLRRERRAARLLRSHSTGHSAEQCDCEDHERFTLRLPQHVREEVLSRCCARPSVESLSGGGCGVGERGGSFRDAGGASSGERRWQTLLARTMPWARAGSTRKVRDDVAASTTAARP from the coding sequence ATGGGGGTGCGCGCGCATCTCCTCGTCGTCCTTTGCATCCTCGTCGCCGGCACAAGCACGGCTCAGCTTTTGCCGCCGCGCGGCCCGGCACCGCAGATGAAGCCACCGCCGTTCGGGCGCGCCATGACGATGATCATCACGGTGGTCGCCGTGGCCATCGGCGTTCTCTTCCTCCTGCTCTTCTTTTGCGCGTACGTCACCCAGTGCCGCCTCGTCGAGGACCACGGCGCGCCGCAGGAGGGTAGCGTCGCGCCGGGCGGGGTGTCCAGGCGGGGAAAGCGCGGGCTGGACCCGGCGGTGGTGGCGACGTTCCCGATCGTGCCGTACAGGGAGATCAAGGAGCACAAGATCGGCAGTGGCGCGCTGGAGTGCGCCGTGTGCCTGACGGAGTTCGAGGACGCCGACGACCTCCGGCTGCTGCCGCACTGCTCGCACGCGTTCCACCCGGATTGCATCGACCCGTGGCTCCAGACGCGGACCACGTGCCCGCTGTGCCGCGCCAACCTCGAGAAGCCACCGCCACCGGCTGCCGCCCCAGCGCCCTCCTCGCCGCCGCATGCCGTCGTGGCGATGCCGGTGCAGCAGGGTGAGCAGAAGGAGGACAGTGACAAGGACGACCGGAAGGAGGAGGCCGCAGAGCTGGAGAAGCTGCGCAGGGAGCGCCGGGCGGCGAGGCTGCTGAGGTCGCACTCGACGGGGCACTCGGCGGAGCAGTGCGACTGCGAGGACCACGAGAGGTTCACGCTGCGGCTGCCGCAGCACGTGAGGGAGGAGGTGCTCAGCAGGTGCTGCGCGAGGCCGTCTGTGGAGAGCCTGAGCGGAGGAGGGTGCGGTGTGGGAGAAAGAGGAGGCAGCTTCCGCGACGCCGGAGGAGCCAGCAGCGGCGAGCGGCGGTGGCAGACGCTCCTGGCCAGGACGATGCCATGGGCCCGAGCCGGGTCGACGCGGAAGGTGCGGGATGACGTCGCGGCCTCCACGACGGCCGCGCGGCCATGA